The genomic DNA TTTTGGCTTGAATGGATTCAAGCACTGTAGCGCGCATGAAGGCGCTGGCGTGCAGGATTTCGACGCCCATCACTTCATTACCGTCATTGAGTTCGACCGTGATGTTCGGGCTAAGCTCCAAGCTCCGGCACTCGGCCCCTTCAGCGATAACAAGGTGGAGAATATCTTCCTGCTCAAAGTAGCGAATGCTCGTTTTATTCATTGCGTCAATCGTTCATCACTCGAACTAGCAAGTAGGTCACACGGCTACGGCTTTAGCGCCGCACCCGCTTTGCGCAATTTCTCTTTGAGCCAGGTATTGATAAGCGCCTCTGACGAAACTTTCTGCGCTTTAGCGATCCGAGTAACTTGCGTGACAACATCTTCTTCGAGCGCGATCAGGTGTCTTCTGCGTTTGATGTTTATCTCAAAGTCCGCTTCGGGCATCTGTTCCCAATACTCGCCCATGTCGTTTGCCTCGAAGAAACTCACCAGGTCAGCGGTCGAATTCATTGCCGGCAGCTTCTTGCCTTTACTTCTTTCCATATTGCCTTCTCTCGCGCTTCACCATGTCTCTGGCACTCAGGATCAGCGCTTCACGGGTCTTTTTGTAAACGAAGAGCACGGCCAGGTACCTGCCAGCGCAAGATCGTCCCAACGCCATGTAAACGTCTTCGCCCTTTTCAACAAAGCGGATTTTGGGCCGGTTGTTTAGCGCTTCTTCGACTTCTGCGGGGTCAACCTGATGTTTCCAGGCGGTAGTGGTAAAAATGTAAGGCTCATCAATTTTTGTCGCGTAGCGACAGTTGAGTTTAGCCGTGGTTTGAAAACCACGGTAGCGGTGCGCAGCAGTTCCGCGTCGCGTCAGCGACGCTTGAATTCAGGCGTCGCTGACGCGACGCGGAACCGTTGCCAAGCTTTCCCGGCGTTGAAACGCCGGGCTAAAATCGGGTCGCCGCTACGCGGCTGCAAAACCACAGCC from Acidobacteriota bacterium includes the following:
- a CDS encoding DUF2283 domain-containing protein; this translates as MNKTSIRYFEQEDILHLVIAEGAECRSLELSPNITVELNDGNEVMGVEILHASAFMRATVLESIQAKTSQLLEAQAA
- a CDS encoding BrnT family toxin yields the protein MDEPYIFTTTAWKHQVDPAEVEEALNNRPKIRFVEKGEDVYMALGRSCAGRYLAVLFVYKKTREALILSARDMVKRERRQYGKK